The Glycine soja cultivar W05 chromosome 8, ASM419377v2, whole genome shotgun sequence genome has a window encoding:
- the LOC114422020 gene encoding galactolipase DONGLE, chloroplastic-like encodes MASVTHPIPSSRTNNNHITFSQTKSLPFGQVSLPMKKKHDLSPLSHSIAATSSILGITSTSNSSHAHTSTLSKTITTKPTHTSTLSNFWREVQGCNNWENLLEPLHPLLRQEIIRYGEFVTASYKAFDLDPNSKRYLNCKYGKKRMLSEVGMSNSGYNITKYIYATPDININLPNITNSSSSGRWIGYVAVSSDEAVKRLGRRDILVTFRGTVTNQEWISNLMSSLTPAMLDPYNPQPQVKVESGFLSLYTSDESSASKFGLESCREQLLSEVSRLMNRYKGENDNLSISLAGHSMGSALAILLAYDIAELGLNKKSGSTEVPVTVFSFGGPRVGNSEFKHRCEELGVKVLRIANVNDPITKLPGVVFNENFRVLLGGRYEFPWSCSCYAHVGVELMLDFFNVQNPSCVHDLDTYISLLRRPNKRKRDGDGVNSLLEKATELLFNSQTMKTLPGFLTAYNYHDLLNSVSRDILCSWSDELLFGLVFLLL; translated from the coding sequence ATGGCTTCTGTCACACACCCAATACCCAGCAGCAGAACCAACAATAATCACATCACATTCTCGCAAACAAAGTCTCTCCCCTTTGGGCAGGTTTCACTTCCCATGAAAAAGAAACATGACTTGTCTCCCCTTAGCCACTCAATTGCTGCTACGAGTTCCATACTAGGAATCACCAGCACCTCCAATTCCAGCCATGCACACACTAGTACTCTTTCCAAAACAATAACTACAAAGCCCACACACACTAGTACTCTTTCCAATTTCTGGAGAGAGGTTCAAGGGTGCAACAACTGGGAAAACCTTTTGGAGCCTTTGCACCCTCTTCTCCGCCAAGAGATCATTCGCTATGGCGAGTTTGTAACCGCCTCATACAAGGCCTTTGATCTCGACCCCAACTCCAAACGATACTTGAACTGCAAGTACGGGAAGAAGAGGATGCTGAGTGAGGTGGGAATGTCAAACTCTGGCTACAACATCACTAAGTACATCTATGCCACACCTGACATAAACATAAACCTCCCCAACATCACTAACTCTTCTTCTTCTGGTCGGTGGATTGGTTACGTGGCTGTGTCATCAGATGAAGCTGTCAAGAGACTTGGCAGGAGAGACATATTGGTAACTTTCCGCGGAACAGTTACCAATCAAGAATGGATTTCGAACCTGATGAGTTCATTGACACCGGCCATGCTTGATCCCTATAATCCACAACCTCAAGTGAAGGTGGAGTCAGGGTTTCTCTCTCTTTACACCTCAGATGAAAGCTCAGCTTCCAAGTTTGGACTCGAGAGTTGCAGGGAACAGCTTCTCTCTGAGGTGTCAAGGTTGATGAACAGGTACAAAGGGGAGAACGACAACCTTAGCATATCTTTGGCTGGTCACAGCATGGGAAGTGCTTTGGCCATCTTGCTTGCCTATGACATAGCCGAGCTTGGATTGAACAAAAAGAGTGGCAGCACTGAGGTGCCCGTTACTGTGTTCTCATTTGGGGGACCAAGAGTTGGTAACTCCGAATTCAAGCACCGCTGTGAGGAGTTGGGTGTCAAAGTGCTACGAATAGCGAATGTTAATGACCCCATCACGAAACTACCCGGCGTTGTGTTCAACGAGAATTTTAGGGTTTTGTTGGGTGGTAGGTACGAGTTCCCTTGGAGTTGCTCGTGTTATGCTCATGTGGGGGTTGAACTAATGCTTGATTTCTTCAACGTGCAAAACCCTTCTTGCGTTCATGACTTGGATACCTATATTTCCCTTCTCAGGCGTCCAAATAAGCGCAAAAGGGATGGAGATGGAGTAAATTCTTTGTTGGAGAAAGCAACAGAGTTGCTCTTCAACTCGCAAACCATGAAAACTTTGCCCGGATTCTTAACTGCATACAACTACCATGATTTGCTGAATTCAGTCTCAAGGGACATATTGTGTTCTTGGAGCGATGAATTGCTTTTTGGCttggtttttttgttgttgtaa